The sequence ctTGGGTATATACCAcgaagacaaaaaaaaaaagaaaagaaaaagaagataaAGAATGAATGAATGATATTGGACATGGAACGCTTTTGATTTGACAAATCAACTTCTGAAATTCATTCCGTGGATTTCCAAATACATCCGtctgaaaaaataattttccattTTCTATATGAATTCCGTGGATTTCCAAATACATCCGtgtgaaaaaataattttccattTTCCATATACTACGTAGTTCATTGTAAATTTAGTTTGATGACATATTCACAGACAAGGTTTTGCTATACACATGTTTAAATTTAACGAATAGTACTACTCCCTAGTAACATTTAATTAgactgaaatatatatattattatttttttcatttatgtcAAATATATAATCCAATTTTCATATTTAGTATAGATTGTCTTATCTTTTCACCAATCTATCTCTAATTAACAGATGTTATCTAATTTtcatttaattactaaaatatttaactTGATATATGTGAAAACAGACACAtacaaattaaaattcaaagcATCGAATGAAAAGACACATCTCACGGTCACAGCCAACACAATGAAATTCCCTATGGTTGAAACTATGTTACATCGGGTGAAAATCACTCGTGGCAGCATCCACCATTCATGGGGCCCAAGCCCCACACAATTATCCACCGGGTGACCCGGTGGAGCATAGTACCACCCAATTCCAATGAGTCATAAATATGAAACACATGGAGAGAGTTGCAGAGTATGCTGCTTGGTGAAGTTGTACAATTTAATTAGCGCGAGAAATCTGTATTACTTGCAGAAAAATCACACAAAATTTAATGCAAACGAGACAAGAAACGTGTTAAATAGACTGGCCAGGCACACCACTTTATTACACGACAATTAAGTGATCCACAAATGAGAGAAACTACTGCTATAATCTACCCTCTTCCATATATTAGAAACCAAGCTCGGGCAATAAATTTTTTGACCTTCCCGGatccatcatcatcatcatcatcccaAGTCACAGAGTAacagcagaaaaaaaaaaaagtagtaaAAATTGAAATAATGACATTTTCTCGGGGCAAATGGAAACATGTTTGTGCTGTGGGGAGTTATTCTATATTGACTACCAGTCTCTCTTGATTTCAAATGTATAGTTCAGTTCCAAGTAGCATCTGTTATCGTCGTCAAGGAACTGCAAGCATCACATTAATTAAAGAGATGAAACACGGTGGGTGAGAGTTAAATGATACATTTCCATATTGTTTACAAGTTTCAAGATTCTACTAGTACATATTCTAGCTATGATAGTATGGTTTATGCTGGTATCGCCATTTGGAGAGTTGTAATATGTGGCAATGCACTATCAAATTATAATTGTAGATAGATTGCATTCGTGTAATGCGAGCAGATGAAGAGGTAAATCGGAGACAAATAGCTAAGTAACCTGTGTTTTCGCTGAGTACGATCCTTTAGCAAATATGCCAGAGGGAGTAGTCTCTTCGGGCATTTCATGCGTATAAGGTTCTGCCTGAGGACTGAAGGTTCCAATCATCTCTTTCGTGCTGTCCACTATGAAAAGAAGTACGAGAAAATGGAGaagtaaattaaatattttcaccaAATCATCGTCAACTAAACGGCAATTATGAACACAGATACATAGAGGGAAACATAACCTTTGAGGCCGGTTTTCCAGACTGTGTTCTTGTACTTCAGACCCGATACAATGTTGTTGTTGACCATGAAAGTAAATTTAAGGCAGTATCGGCTCCCCTCTTTCAAGGTAAACCAGGGGCCCTTCGGATTTCCAGCTTCAGGGATTGGAAGAAATATATCATCCCTACCAGGGGATTTTATCGCAAGGCTCAAGATTTTCACATCTGGATCAAGGGTTTCTACAGCATCGAAGCACACAGATTtatcaaataatttaattttcccACACACATTAAATTTAACTGCAATAACAAGCATAACAGCCAAACTCTACACATGTTAAACCACTAGAACTTAGCTTTGCACCAGGATGCCCTGTATGACCTTTAAGTGCGGAGATCTATGATTATcctccaaaaacaaaaaaaggaaaaagaaaagaaaagagccTACGAAATCTGAAATTAACAACATTTAGTCTACATCCACATCTCACTCAAAAATTTCTTTTGCAAGATCTACTAGAATATGAGTTTTACATTGAATGCCAAACCATAGTAAATTGCATGTGCAATTAACGTGGATAAAAAATAAGAGGAAAAATTAATAACACTATTAACAATAAGATCAGTAAATTACCTCCAACAGAGTTAACATCTACACTCCCAAGAAGTTGTTCCTTCCACCTCCTCAGACTCTCATCATCCTAGCCTCAAAAACAAAGGAACAAGAACAAATCACAAAGGGAAATGAAGGGCAATCACCATAATGACAAAAAGATTGTGTCTTTTTTCTCCTCAAGGAAGAGAAAAAACCTTGTCTTTCTCGGATAGCTCTTTGAGAGTGCACTGAGGGCCCAACTGTATCTTAGTTTCTGTTTCTTCCTCATCTTCATCCTCGGTGGCATAAAGAGAACTCTCACTCATTTGTCTGCTAACCCTTCCACCGGTATCAGGCACGACTTCCGGGTCTGGATTATTTTCACCGGCTTGGTTAGTCTCAGAATCGGGGTCGCCCACTTTTCCATCACCTTTCTTCTCATCAAATCCCATGCTTTTGGAACTTGATACAGCTCCAACAGCCAAAGACATGAACAGGAAAGAAATTCACTGAATATGTTCAATGCAAGAATCGCAAAAGAggcaaaagaaaatgaaaaatgCAACCACTGCTTATCCCACCACCCCCACCAATGCCACAATAACGAGGAACAGCGGAAGAGACCCCCGATAGGCAACAAGACGAAGCAAATAGAAACAAAAGACAAAatcttttacattaaaataaacaaaaatttaaagaatCCCAATAAAGGATAAGTCCCGAAAGAACTAATAACTAGAAAAGGACACCAGGAAACCAGagaacaacagaaataaaatatGAGAGAAAGCAATTTTCTCAAGGGAAGATTAAATAAAATAGGAAATGGTCATGTGGTGATCCGAGAATATGCATGAATATGTGAGAGAAATGTtccaagaaaaataaaaatggggagagagagagagaggatcGTGAAGGTCACTAACTTACATTTGTTGGAATGTATGCATTGCATTCTTCCTTAAATTTGACTTTGTTTTGATTGGTTAACGGGGGAATGCGGCGTACGTGCACCCACTTGCAGTTTAGCGCGACTCCTTTACCAATGGAACCGTTGTACTTTGAATTACATGAGAGGCCCCTCGACGAACTCTTTTCACATGGCCAacattaaaaattttgtttactctaaaaaaaatattttaattaatatttgtttTGATGCAAAGGTGCATGCCATTACATCCTATCAAAATGTTTTTCAATTTTCAAATCACGCTACCGAAATAAAAGGCTTTGGATATGAAAAAGatgattttcgaaatttgaGTTATACattaattttaagttttaaaatCCTCGCCTATATACGATTTATTCGTTTTgtatactttaaatttaataaattaattgatgtaagtattgataCCGGGTCTCATTTCTTAATATTAAAAGTTTCATATTCACACAGTACTTTGTAACATGGTTGTGAAATTATAGTGTTCAACTATTTCAATTAGTCTCATCTTTCATTTGAGCATTAGATACGTACGTGATTATTTACAAGGCTACTTAGATGGCACATGAAGTGAGAGATTTGAAATGAGTTGATTTCAAATTTCTTTCTCAAATTTATTGTTCGTGTTTGGTAAAGAATTTGAATAGGCATTTCAAATGTCCCTTTTTCTATTCAATGCAAATATGTACACATCTTAAAGAACCAACTACATGtcatttcaaattcaaattcattgATCAAATTACAGCTTAGATATTCAGTGACTGACATTAATTGTGGCATGACCCTAACACGTTTCAGATAGACAAGTTAAATTACCAAGTATTTATCTATTTAGTCTATATAAAAAGTGCCCCATGGTTTAAAGATTTGCTGTCCGCTATCAAAGCATAGGTCTACTGCTCCGAGATCAACACAAGAAGTGTCCTACCTGTTGCATCATAACCCTTGGATCAAATGAGCCCCATATGAATTCAGGTGGGGCGGCACCTGGACTAAAACCCCGGATGCTATGAAATGCGGCAAACGCTGACTTTGCTTAGCAGTCAAATCAATCACAATTTGACCACATTGTTATTTTAAGATTTCATTTAGACACTAAGGTAGTTTTCTAGGCGTCTAAACAATGATTATATTAGTTCATATTCTTTTTCTTAGTATAACCATATGAAATGCCATCATTTTGCCTTTAAGTACGAGGCAAATGTCTCTGCCTGCTTCCCAAATTGTAGCTAGAATTTGGTTAGTTATAGGAAAGCCTGAACGAAGAGAAGGATTCTGTAGACTAAATTGGAAGTCGGAACTAACAAATACCAATATTTCTACAAAAACCAAGCATATTTAGAACTATCTTTTGGGTATATTAAGGATCACCTGAAACAAAATCAATTGCCTCCCCATTTCCCCATCACTCGTTCTTTGGCGGAAACATTTTGAGTCATTTCCTCCTGAGAGGTGGTGATATTTTCCCCACCAGGTTGTATCATATTCGAGATCCTTGATGTCAAAAAGGTGAAGCCAGTCCGAGTTCCACGTAGAGCAAACAACAAAGGATTAAATACAACAGCAAGCATCACATCCCCTTTTGCCACTATCAGATACTGtatcaataaaaatataaatgagATATTCTATGTGTGTGCGTGTTTGAACAAAAGTAGACCTGAGGGATGATTTTACTTGTAGGAGCAGATACCATGAATGCTGTTGAAAACACTTACCACAACAAGAATACCTAAAATTGCAAGACTTGCTTGTTGTGCTTCCTGCCAAAAACGTTCTCCATCAGACCCACCAAACCATCTGCCCCATCTAAACCAGCCACCACCTCCGGAATTTCCTCCTCCACCTGCTTCCTCTCTCCTTTTAATTTCTTGGTCCCATTTCTCGAACTCCATTTTCTTTTCACCAAGGGCACTTTCCAAGGCTTTTCGAGCCTGTTCCTGCAATTCATAAATATTTATGAGTATTAACGAAAGAGGAAAATTCACTGAAAGTGGGGGTTCAAATAACTCAGGTCCAAAGTTAATTCATTTTCAAGATCTCTAACCTAATTATTCACAATAAAAATGCCTGGCCAAACCAAACTCTAAGCTCTACTGCACCATTCTTTTGATAGACTTTGCTGACAATAAACCATTGAATATCATTTCTGTATATGAGGAAGATCCTCTCACTGATAGCATGGTTCAGTTCTACACTTGAAATCAACTCACACATTACCAAAACAATTTGTCTTTTGATTCTTTTCTCAAACTTGTGGTGGACAATCGAGTGTTCAGTACTTCCGCAAAACTTCCAGCTGACGGAGATAAGATAACCACATAAGTTCATTTATAGAAAACATAAAAAAGAAGAAGCAGAAtgcaaaaattttgaaacacCGAGACAAAATTACATCCAAGcatgttaattttatttttttttttgtactaGTGTTATCTTAATTCTCCATCATTGCTAAGGATTAGGATGCAAGATTCACTCACTAATGCTCATGAAATCTTGCACTGAGATACATAAACTGAAAATTTCTAAAATCAATTAACTTCTGGAAATCATGATATATGGTAAAATAATCATGCCCGCATCCAATGCAATCGAATTTGCACAGGATGAAGTCTACACAGCGGAAATGAACTTGAGATCACTCAAATTGTAAAGAAAAAagtcactccaaagaaaattcactcactctcttttttttttgttcgcTCAAATATATGGAATGGCTTACGCTTTGTGATTTTATGtgtatcaaactcacaagtttAAAACTTGTATACACTCACAAGATATAAAGCAGCAGATAACTAATATATAGAATCATAGATGGATAGAGAACCCCAAAATGTGAAATGAAATATAAGTTTTCTAAGTTGCCGGTGTTAACTACAATAGTTTGAAGTTGTCATACACCTAGGCAAAGTAACTTGGAACAGACTGTACAGTAGTATGGTAGATTGACCAAGGTTCTTAGCTTACAAAGAATCACCATGAAGAAGCTTTAGAATTATATAAAGGCCCAGTAGTATAGTTTTGAGGTTTTATCCAAGAAGACCAACAACAAAGCATTGGAATGCCAAAAGTTTAACACCAGGTTACCAATTTGGATTGAGGATCTTAGAATAAGAATCTTTCACAGAAATTGAATCAATATCAAGAAAGGTACAATTTTTTACTCATCATACAGTTGTTTAATTAACACCTACTTTGCTTTATATAGCAACAGGTAATTCCTAATATCCCGCACTCTACTACTCGTATTTTGCCCCATGATGGTCTAGAACTAACATATTTTTACAGCTAATTCACATGATACTAAATTGGGGTTATAACAAAAGGACTGACATAATTATTACGTAAAGCGGTAAATTTCCAGCTGCTTGATTAATCCAGCAAGAACTAACTGCGACAATTTTCAACTCATCGTGCACGGATGAACAAACAGGAGCAACACTTTGATAGATGGAGTGACAGGGCATTGAGACTATATAACAAAGTAGTTTTTCAGattcatataaatatataacGGTCACATAGTTTTGCAGTTTTAAGGCCTTTTTGAAGTAAACAAAATTCATTCTTTTACCACATGAATGCGTTAAGATATGTTTTTATGCACGAAAAAGAGGAACTGCTTGGCTTCGTCGTGCTGATAGCCTTACACCAGACTACCAAATTGCCGAAAGGGGGTAATCAGGGAAATAAATCCGAAATAAAAATCTCATGAAGCTCACCCAATTTTTTGATAGCAAGAGCCCATTTCCTCGACATAGGATGAAAATTTCAGAGTAACGTTGCTAATCACGGAATAAAATTTACAAAACAAGAGACAATTAGAAACTGCACAGCAACCATGTCATATCTACTTGCTTCAAACAACTGTTACGTTTAACCATAGTAACAAGAAATAAGCGAAGGCCAAAATCTTCTCATTATTCTTTTCCATTCCGACGTAGGTGTATCCACTAAACGAACACAAGCGAGCATATAAGACGAAATTATGCGATGATAAAACTAGAACGGTGAGAAATTGAAAGGGGATAAGGACCTGCTTGCGGTTGTCGGAGAAGAGGCAAGAAAACTTCCCGCTACAGCTGAGACTTTGCTGAAGAGAACTCCAGGTGTGAATCGAGTATGTAGCGGCGGCCAGATCCCGCCGAGGCCGGCGGCGGAGGTGGCACGGAGCTTGGCTTTTACTCGGGATTAGCGGGCGTAGGCCTGCGACCTGCGCCATTGTTGTTTCGACTGTCCTTCAGGCGGATAGCAATATGCAGACCCCGAATCTAATAGCGATTTTCCCCTAACGTTTTTagccttttttttttccttttctcaCAACACGTTTTTAGACTTCTTGGTTTGCTTATTGCTGCCAGctggattttttaaaattaatttttaaaaaaatgaaaaaaatgttCATAAATcgacaaataattttatataatgttTAGAATTATTTTGATCAATAAGTGAAACCATATAAGGAATAAATTTAGGAAATGGTagcattaaatatatatatatatatataataatataattattggttttttttaaaaaaattcatcttttaacaATTATACTGAAATATTGGTTTGAAATTTATAATTACTAGCAGTTTGGTTAGAAATTTATGATTACTAGCAGACGATGCACACGTTTTgcgtatataatataattaacaaatattttattaatttgtttCTTGAATTGTATCAATTTTTCACTGTCTGTTTGCTATGCAaaaaaataaggaaagaataacAAACCTTTTGAACCAGATTTTTGCTCATTTTGCTTCAGAATTTCCTTTTTCTATCTGGGATAAAAATTTTCGTAGTCTAGCCAGACAAACAcaacaaacaaattaaaaagCATGACCATTGGCACACAATTCCAAATTTTTAAcatataactaaaaataaaagcTCTTACTTTTCTTCTTTTGCGCTTCACTGGAGAAAAATCTACGTATCCGGGCGTTTGCAATGAAGTGcttaaaatttgataaataagatCTAGAAATCGACCAATTTTTTGCTCCTGTTGTAGCTAAATAACCCCTGAGGAACCCTAGTTTTCCATGAAACGAAATAATCAGCCGATCGATTTTCAAAGAGCGCTTTTATGCTCTGCAATAGGATGTATGGGGATGGGGTTTTCTTCAACGGGTGTATTTGGGACCTGTTTCTCTTGGAAAAAAAGGACACGATTGAAAAGTGTGGGATGAAGGACATTTTAGATAGATTGAAAAATAAACCATTATACCATCAATTATTATGCATTGCTcaaacataataaatattaaaatattaaaagatgtttgcgatatatcaaatttttttatccaACGCACACATTACTAAAGATAGTT comes from Henckelia pumila isolate YLH828 chromosome 4, ASM3356847v2, whole genome shotgun sequence and encodes:
- the LOC140859907 gene encoding rho GDP-dissociation inhibitor 1-like; the protein is MSLAVGAVSSSKSMGFDEKKGDGKVGDPDSETNQAGENNPDPEVVPDTGGRVSRQMSESSLYATEDEDEEETETKIQLGPQCTLKELSEKDKDDESLRRWKEQLLGSVDVNSVGETLDPDVKILSLAIKSPGRDDIFLPIPEAGNPKGPWFTLKEGSRYCLKFTFMVNNNIVSGLKYKNTVWKTGLKVDSTKEMIGTFSPQAEPYTHEMPEETTPSGIFAKGSYSAKTQFLDDDNRCYLELNYTFEIKRDW
- the LOC140859908 gene encoding uncharacterized protein, translating into MAQVAGLRPLIPSKSQAPCHLRRRPRRDLAAATYSIHTWSSLQQSLSCSGKFSCLFSDNRKQEQARKALESALGEKKMEFEKWDQEIKRREEAGGGGNSGGGGWFRWGRWFGGSDGERFWQEAQQASLAILGILVVYLIVAKGDVMLAVVFNPLLFALRGTRTGFTFLTSRISNMIQPGGENITTSQEEMTQNVSAKERVMGKWGGN